Proteins from a single region of Nerophis ophidion isolate RoL-2023_Sa linkage group LG10, RoL_Noph_v1.0, whole genome shotgun sequence:
- the phax gene encoding phosphorylated adapter RNA export protein, protein MADGGVVMDGNLEDGEVSGSGSDSEMRTTTLAPSRPSLPSAFSGHSFQNRAANLQPAIAYRTSSRESSDSDADSSDDDNGGWRGKRQKVCNKSVPRPEPNNVSGACAVSSRKVNNIWGSVVQEQCQDAIAAELGVFGMDGEINMSDRSVETYNYVLAQKIMEKERQQEQKDKCEGLDAQLDQYMSGQERDAKRKRPVKDRLGPRAEMDIKGRYEITKDDPEGKIVEEIVYRLREPKTDLIERVVRIIGPRIAIELLGETATLEESGGIYTMDGSRRRTPGGVYLNLLKNTPSITRAQIRDIFFQESQKEQKSKKSAQKRRRHLVAKKMKQAIGKLDLQEHDDVSRETFASDTNEALEALEEAGREEEEKCQEEQPVGAEETPVVYNSADLEVF, encoded by the coding sequence ATGGCGGATGGTGGGGTTGTTATGGACGGTAATCTGGAAGATGGAGAGGTCTCCGGCTCTGGGTCGGACTCAGAGATGAGAACAACCACGCTAGCGCCATCTCGACCGTCGTTGCCTTCGGCTTTTAGCGGCCATTCCTTCCAGAACAGAGCTGCCAATTTGCAGCCTGCAATTGCGTACAGAACGTCGAGTCGGGAGTCCAGTGACAGCGACGCGGACTCGTCAGATGACGACAACGGTGGTTGGCGTGGGAAACGTCAAAAAGTTTGCAACAAAAGCGTCCCCCGGCCAGAACCAAACAACGTATCCGGCGCATGCGCAGTATCAAGCCGCAAGGTGAACAACATCTGGGGCTCAGTGGTGCAGGAGCAGTGCCAGGATGCCATCGCTGCAGAACTGGGGGTCTTTGGCATGGATGGTGAAATTAACATGTCTGACAGGAGCGTGGAGACCTACAACTACGTCCTAGCTCAGAAGATCATGGAAAAGGAACGGCAGCAGGAGCAAAAAGATAAATGTGAAGGGTTGGATGCCCAGTTGGACCAGTACATGAGCGGGCAGGAGCGAGATGCAAAGAGGAAGAGGCCGGTGAAGGACAGACTGGGTCCAAGAGCTGAGATGGACATCAAAGGCCGATATGAGATCACTAAAGACGACCCTGAGGGTAAAATCGTGGAGGAGATTGTGTACAGATTACGTGAGCCTAAAACAGACCTCATTGAGCGTGTTGTTAGAATCATCGGGCCCAGGATAGCCATAGAGCTGCTAGGCGAGACTGCAACACTGGAAGAGAGCGGCGGCATCTACACCATGGACGGCAGCAGGCGACGCACACCCGGTGGCGTGTACCTGAACCTGTTAAAGAACACGCCGAGCATCACCCGTGCGCAGATCAGGGACATCTTCTTCCAGGAGAGCCAGAAAGAGCAAAAGAGCAAGAAGTCGGCGCAGAAGCGGAGGCGGCACTTGGTGGCCAAGAAAATGAAGCAGGCCATCGGCAAGCTGGATCTGCAGGAGCACGACGACGTCTCCAGGGAGACGTTCGCCAGCGACACTAACGAGGCCTTGGAGGCTCTGGAAGAAGCCGGAAGGGAGGAAGAAGAGAAGTGTCAGGAGGAGCAGCCTGTGGGCGCTGAGGAGACACCTGTAGTGTACAACTCTGCAGACTTGGAGGTCTTCTGA